A region of Methanosphaera sp. WGK6 DNA encodes the following proteins:
- a CDS encoding metal-dependent hydrolase, with translation MKIEYLGHAAFKIISEEGLNILIDPFISSNPACSTPVELLKPDIILVTHGHMDHFGDTLEIANNSGATVIATHELANFVEKQGLNAIGMNIGGSISVNNLVNITMVDARHTAAIDFTEELEEGGVAVGFIITLESGKKIYHAGDTGLFGDMKMVIGDIYKPDISLLPIGDKFTMGIEDAAIAAAWTQSRIVIPMHYNTFPEIEQDTDLFARLVEDESIGTFTVALQPGEEYIED, from the coding sequence ACTTAGGACACGCAGCATTTAAAATAATTTCAGAAGAAGGATTAAATATATTAATAGACCCATTCATCAGCAGTAATCCTGCATGTTCAACACCAGTTGAGTTATTAAAACCAGATATAATACTAGTAACACATGGACATATGGATCATTTTGGAGATACACTTGAAATAGCAAATAATTCTGGAGCAACAGTGATAGCAACACATGAATTAGCAAATTTTGTTGAAAAACAAGGCTTAAATGCAATTGGAATGAACATTGGTGGATCAATATCAGTCAATAATTTAGTAAATATCACAATGGTGGATGCAAGACATACTGCTGCAATAGATTTTACTGAAGAATTAGAAGAAGGAGGAGTTGCAGTAGGATTTATAATAACACTTGAAAGTGGTAAAAAAATATATCATGCAGGAGATACTGGACTATTTGGTGATATGAAAATGGTTATAGGAGATATATATAAACCAGATATATCATTACTACCTATTGGTGATAAATTCACAATGGGTATAGAAGATGCTGCAATAGCAGCTGCATGGACTCAATCACGTATAGTTATACCAATGCATTATAATACATTCCCTGAAATAGAACAAGACACTGATCTTTTTGCAAGATTGGTTGAAGATGAAAGTATAGGTACATTTACAGTAGCATTACAGCCAGGAGAAGAATATATTGAAGATTAA